One genomic segment of Clostridium saccharoperbutylacetonicum N1-4(HMT) includes these proteins:
- a CDS encoding glycosyl hydrolase, with amino-acid sequence MKKTIEELKNGKGDNYILPFLWMRGEEEHVIREEMEKIYESGIGAVCVEARPHPDFTGPKWWHDLDIVMEEAKKRNMRVWVLDDAHFPTGYANGLIEKKYPERRKTYINYNVVDVIGAQDEISFHFTPMLKPRTSFLDFGKQKDVEEQKKNKLVSVVAARLIKDGIIHEELVDLTNNVVGNFLTCKLPAGAWRIYVVYETKTDGGDNRYINMVDKESASTQLEAVYEPHFEHYKEEFGKTFAGFFSDEPAFGNVVGFDFDESIGRRDMPLPWSEEVRDMLKEALGNEWNLYLPYLWIGTIEMNDCVNTRYTYMDIITRLYEKNFSSQLGKWCEKHGVEYIGHVVEDSNQHSKLGSGAGHFFRAIEGQHMAGIDVIGGQIIPGGAGLERISLTKGDGEFYHYALGKLGASSGHLDPKKKGRTMCELFGAYGWKLGVRDMRYITDHLLVRGINYLVPHAFSMAEYPDHDCPPHFYARGNNPQFRHFGNLMKYANRMCHILNGGKHVAQTAILYHGENEWAGDFMKMQKPARELSENQIEFDFVSMDMLNKLEDYNGKIDNGILNINDVEFKCLVVPYTKYITKELANFIKTAKGVEIIFVDAMPQGITNETSAAEEAELMKSFGNCTVVKLEELAVVLQQKGFKEVKLKDKFSDLTYYHYFKDGNIYMFQNESAHETFKGEIELTIGENAVIYNGLENEFKKLAVNTENRKSSIFIELKPCESCIILENADGYNEITEDYLPMSDKLSNCKNNIDLSRDWNYSIVKNKEYPNFGEMNKMDKLAPISNEDPLFAGLIRYEKTIEIDEVKTDAYLSFEYVYEAMELWINEKYVGMKICPPYIYNIGKYLEKGKNTIRVEVATTLDRDRFTMPEPPFILWHDSIDPTGMYGEIKLKM; translated from the coding sequence ATGAAAAAGACAATTGAAGAATTAAAAAACGGTAAAGGCGATAATTACATCCTACCTTTTTTATGGATGCGTGGAGAAGAAGAACATGTGATTCGTGAAGAAATGGAGAAGATATATGAAAGTGGTATTGGAGCAGTATGTGTTGAAGCTAGACCACATCCGGATTTTACAGGACCTAAATGGTGGCATGATTTAGATATAGTTATGGAAGAAGCAAAGAAAAGAAATATGAGGGTTTGGGTTTTAGATGATGCACATTTTCCAACAGGCTATGCTAATGGATTAATTGAGAAAAAATATCCTGAAAGAAGAAAAACTTATATTAATTATAATGTAGTGGATGTAATCGGTGCTCAAGATGAAATAAGTTTTCATTTTACGCCTATGCTTAAACCAAGAACTTCATTTTTGGATTTTGGAAAACAAAAAGATGTTGAAGAGCAAAAGAAGAATAAATTGGTAAGTGTAGTTGCAGCTAGATTAATCAAAGATGGAATTATTCATGAGGAATTAGTTGATTTAACAAATAATGTAGTTGGGAATTTCTTAACATGTAAATTACCAGCAGGTGCTTGGAGAATTTATGTTGTGTATGAAACAAAAACTGATGGTGGGGATAATAGATATATCAATATGGTTGATAAAGAATCAGCAAGTACTCAATTAGAAGCTGTATACGAGCCACATTTTGAACATTATAAGGAAGAGTTTGGAAAAACTTTTGCAGGCTTCTTTTCAGACGAACCAGCCTTTGGTAACGTAGTTGGATTTGATTTTGATGAATCTATTGGTAGACGAGACATGCCTCTTCCATGGAGTGAAGAAGTTAGAGATATGCTTAAAGAAGCTTTAGGAAATGAGTGGAATTTATACTTACCATATTTATGGATAGGTACAATTGAAATGAATGATTGTGTTAATACTAGATATACTTATATGGATATTATTACTCGTTTATATGAAAAGAATTTTAGCAGTCAACTAGGTAAATGGTGTGAAAAACATGGAGTTGAATATATAGGACATGTTGTTGAGGATAGTAATCAGCATAGTAAACTTGGAAGTGGAGCTGGACATTTCTTTAGAGCTATTGAAGGTCAGCATATGGCAGGAATTGATGTTATTGGAGGGCAAATCATACCAGGTGGAGCAGGGCTTGAAAGAATTTCACTAACAAAAGGTGATGGTGAATTCTATCATTATGCTTTAGGAAAATTAGGAGCTTCTAGTGGACATCTTGATCCAAAGAAAAAGGGAAGAACTATGTGTGAACTTTTTGGCGCATATGGCTGGAAGCTTGGTGTTAGGGATATGAGATATATTACAGATCATCTACTTGTTAGAGGTATAAATTATCTTGTTCCACATGCATTTTCAATGGCTGAATATCCAGATCATGATTGTCCACCACATTTTTATGCTAGAGGGAATAACCCACAGTTCAGGCACTTTGGTAATTTAATGAAGTATGCTAATCGTATGTGTCATATATTAAATGGAGGAAAACATGTAGCACAGACTGCTATTTTATATCATGGTGAAAATGAATGGGCTGGTGATTTTATGAAGATGCAAAAACCAGCAAGAGAATTAAGTGAAAATCAAATTGAATTTGATTTTGTTTCTATGGATATGCTTAATAAGCTTGAAGATTATAATGGAAAAATAGATAATGGCATATTAAATATTAATGATGTTGAATTTAAATGTTTAGTTGTTCCTTACACTAAATATATTACAAAAGAATTAGCAAACTTTATTAAAACAGCTAAGGGAGTAGAAATTATATTTGTAGATGCTATGCCACAAGGAATTACAAATGAAACTAGTGCAGCAGAAGAAGCAGAATTAATGAAAAGTTTTGGAAATTGTACAGTAGTAAAATTAGAGGAACTTGCAGTGGTATTACAACAAAAAGGCTTTAAGGAAGTTAAGTTAAAGGATAAATTTTCTGATTTAACATATTATCATTATTTTAAAGATGGAAACATATATATGTTCCAAAATGAATCAGCTCATGAAACTTTTAAAGGGGAAATTGAGTTAACTATTGGGGAAAATGCAGTTATATATAATGGATTAGAAAATGAATTTAAAAAATTAGCTGTCAATACTGAAAATAGAAAGAGTAGTATTTTTATAGAATTAAAACCTTGTGAATCATGTATAATACTAGAAAATGCAGATGGATATAATGAAATTACTGAAGATTACTTACCAATGTCAGATAAACTAAGCAATTGTAAGAACAATATTGATTTATCAAGAGATTGGAACTATTCAATAGTTAAAAATAAAGAATATCCTAATTTCGGTGAAATGAATAAAATGGATAAGTTAGCTCCGATTTCTAATGAAGATCCACTATTTGCAGGATTAATAAGATATGAAAAAACTATAGAAATTGACGAAGTAAAAACAGATGCATATTTAAGCTTTGAATATGTATATGAAGCAATGGAGTTATGGATTAATGAAAAATATGTAGGGATGAAGATTTGTCCACCTTATATTTATAATATAGGTAAATATTTAGAGAAAGGTAAAAATACAATTCGCGTAGAAGTTGCAACGACTTTAGATAGAGATCGTTTCACTATGCCTGAGCCACCATTTATTTTATGGCATGATTCAATTGACCCAACAGGAATGTATGGAGAAATAAAGTTAAAAATGTAA
- a CDS encoding glycoside hydrolase family 43 protein, with protein MTERKIKNPIISGFYPDPSICRVGDDFYLICSSFEMYPGIPIFHSKDLANWEQIGNALTKDNGFHVEFNSMVGGVMAPTIRYNNGTFYIINANFCDKGNFIITAKDPKGPWSEPHWLTDVPGIDASFFFDNDGKAYVMGTGDVWENGAGVKERGIWLAPYDMENFKLAGEPVTIFNSALRGGSAPEAPHIYHIGDYYYLMIAEGGTEHYHAVMVARSKELFGWYEGCPANPVMTHRHFGFKAPIINVGHADFVETQNGEWYAVMLASRLIDGEYKNLGRETFICPVIWEREWPIFSPGTGKLEWEYPAASLPWTEFEKKEKDMEDFDEERDLGMTWVLLGTPYEPFYKIYDSKLSLKCLKENMTPVIKPLSFNPEICKDRIISFVGKRQIHIDFSLFTKMSFNPQEGESAGLAIMQAMHHHLRVERTCENGKQLLKLIISTTDYDRPPYFPGFSYEHKEEIIACVPCDDNELILGFNAKHESYDFVYGTDLENMKCLAENVDCGRINPEYVGCMAGTIIGMFATANGKESDNVAEFDWFQMKGAK; from the coding sequence ATGACAGAAAGAAAAATTAAAAATCCTATTATATCAGGATTTTATCCAGATCCATCAATTTGTAGAGTAGGAGATGATTTTTATTTAATATGTTCTAGTTTTGAAATGTATCCTGGAATTCCAATTTTTCATAGTAAGGATTTAGCAAATTGGGAGCAGATAGGAAATGCTTTGACTAAAGATAATGGCTTTCATGTGGAATTTAATTCAATGGTTGGTGGTGTTATGGCACCTACAATTCGTTATAATAACGGCACATTTTATATAATAAATGCAAACTTTTGTGATAAAGGTAATTTTATTATTACAGCTAAAGATCCAAAGGGCCCATGGTCAGAGCCTCATTGGTTAACAGATGTTCCAGGGATTGATGCTTCATTTTTCTTTGATAATGATGGAAAAGCTTACGTTATGGGTACAGGAGATGTATGGGAGAATGGTGCTGGTGTAAAGGAAAGAGGAATATGGCTTGCACCATATGATATGGAAAACTTTAAATTAGCAGGAGAGCCAGTAACGATTTTTAATAGTGCACTAAGAGGCGGTTCAGCACCAGAAGCTCCACATATTTATCATATTGGAGATTACTATTATCTAATGATTGCTGAGGGTGGAACTGAGCATTATCATGCAGTAATGGTAGCAAGAAGTAAGGAATTGTTTGGATGGTATGAGGGATGTCCTGCAAATCCTGTAATGACTCATAGACATTTTGGATTTAAAGCTCCAATTATAAACGTAGGACATGCAGATTTTGTGGAAACGCAAAATGGAGAATGGTATGCTGTAATGCTTGCTTCTAGACTGATTGATGGTGAATATAAGAATTTAGGAAGAGAAACTTTTATTTGTCCAGTAATATGGGAGAGAGAATGGCCAATATTCAGTCCAGGAACAGGAAAATTAGAATGGGAATATCCAGCAGCTTCATTGCCATGGACAGAATTTGAAAAGAAAGAAAAAGACATGGAAGACTTTGATGAGGAAAGAGACCTTGGAATGACATGGGTATTACTTGGAACTCCATATGAACCATTTTATAAGATATATGACTCGAAATTATCTTTAAAATGCTTGAAAGAAAATATGACACCAGTAATCAAACCACTTTCATTTAATCCTGAAATATGTAAAGACCGAATTATAAGCTTTGTAGGCAAGAGACAAATTCATATTGATTTTTCATTGTTTACTAAGATGAGTTTTAATCCTCAAGAAGGAGAGTCAGCAGGTTTGGCTATAATGCAGGCTATGCATCATCATTTACGTGTAGAACGTACTTGTGAAAATGGGAAGCAACTTTTGAAATTGATAATTTCTACAACAGACTATGATAGACCACCGTATTTCCCAGGCTTTTCATATGAGCATAAGGAAGAAATAATTGCATGTGTACCATGTGATGATAATGAACTTATTTTAGGGTTTAATGCAAAGCATGAAAGTTATGACTTTGTATACGGAACAGATTTAGAAAACATGAAATGTCTTGCAGAAAATGTGGACTGTGGAAGAATCAATCCAGAATATGTTGGCTGTATGGCAGGTACCATAATTGGCATGTTTGCAACTGCCAATGGTAAAGAAAGTGATAATGTTGCAGAATTTGACTGGTTTCAAATGAAAGGGGCCAAATAA
- a CDS encoding MFS transporter — MQNVIDKQDAIVNQDASQAKLSFMTKFSYGLGEFACSVVWSLVSSYLLFFYTDVFGLAGGIIAILLLVARVWDCFVDPILGLIMERTKSRFGRFRPYILFGSISLGLFNILTFYTPQFSGTGKAIYACVTYLLLGTFHSVVNVPYGALATVMTRDTEERTRLNAFRGVFGQVAGIVTGATVMPLITILGKGNNQNGYFYAAIVLTLIAMPMLLLTFKNCKEIVEPMKEERPTIKESLLASVKNKPLLLMLLCLLISLIAVFGRIGLVMYYAIYVVGRPDLIAVMFTTLSIAGVIGASCLPFIAKHFEKKTVLGGGNVVSGIGFIALYFTPVSNTTAIIAITFVACLSMGFSSMIFSMVGDCIDDYQVKTGTRADGAIYSFTSLTTKVVNAIVGSVSVAVLGAIGYVANQPQTPEVANSINMLVNLVPGIIYFVATIPLVFYTLSKAKANENTRILLERQGKSVSE, encoded by the coding sequence ATGCAAAATGTAATCGATAAACAAGATGCAATCGTTAATCAAGATGCAAGTCAAGCAAAGCTTAGTTTTATGACAAAATTTAGTTATGGATTAGGGGAGTTTGCTTGTAGCGTTGTTTGGAGTTTAGTGTCATCATATCTTTTATTTTTTTATACAGATGTATTTGGTTTAGCTGGCGGAATTATAGCAATATTATTACTTGTAGCTAGAGTATGGGATTGTTTTGTAGACCCAATTCTGGGATTGATTATGGAACGCACTAAGAGTAGATTTGGACGTTTTAGACCATATATCTTATTTGGCTCTATATCGCTTGGATTATTTAACATATTAACTTTCTATACTCCACAATTTAGTGGTACTGGAAAAGCAATATACGCATGTGTTACTTATTTATTACTTGGTACTTTTCACTCAGTAGTTAATGTTCCATATGGTGCACTTGCAACAGTTATGACAAGAGATACTGAAGAAAGAACTAGATTAAATGCTTTTAGAGGAGTTTTTGGACAAGTAGCTGGTATTGTTACTGGGGCTACAGTAATGCCATTAATAACAATTTTAGGTAAAGGAAATAACCAAAATGGATATTTCTATGCTGCAATAGTTTTAACTTTAATTGCTATGCCTATGCTATTATTAACTTTTAAAAATTGTAAAGAAATTGTTGAGCCTATGAAAGAAGAAAGACCAACTATTAAGGAATCTTTATTGGCTTCAGTTAAGAATAAACCATTATTATTAATGTTATTATGCTTATTAATATCACTAATCGCTGTATTTGGAAGAATAGGACTTGTAATGTATTATGCAATATATGTTGTAGGTCGTCCTGACTTAATTGCAGTAATGTTTACAACATTATCTATTGCTGGTGTTATTGGTGCTTCTTGTCTTCCTTTCATTGCAAAACACTTTGAAAAGAAAACAGTTTTAGGTGGCGGAAATGTTGTATCGGGAATTGGGTTTATAGCTCTTTATTTTACACCAGTTTCAAATACTACAGCAATAATAGCTATAACATTTGTTGCATGTTTATCAATGGGATTCTCATCAATGATATTCAGTATGGTTGGTGACTGCATAGATGATTATCAAGTAAAAACTGGTACAAGAGCTGACGGTGCTATATATTCATTTACAAGTTTAACAACTAAAGTTGTTAATGCAATTGTTGGTTCTGTAAGCGTTGCAGTTTTAGGAGCAATAGGTTATGTTGCCAATCAACCACAAACTCCAGAAGTAGCTAACAGCATAAACATGTTAGTAAATTTAGTACCTGGAATAATATATTTTGTTGCAACAATCCCATTAGTATTCTATACATTATCAAAAGCAAAAGCTAATGAAAATACAAGAATACTTCTTGAAAGACAAGGAAAGAGTGTCTCTGAATAA
- a CDS encoding response regulator transcription factor, whose translation MNIMVVDDSIQNVKAIATSIEWEKLGIAKVHTAYNISQAKEIIENNDIQIIICDIEMPQGSGLDLIEWVKINSPQTENILLTCHAEFEYAKRAIELGSFDYLVKPIPFKELENKISQLIAKIKASSKLKKHSEYWDNNQKQIEGFFWYELIAGKIAGNCEGIETYAKKKNVSFNKDFKYLLVLLTKKRVISRLEEWNENSLSFALENIAKETILNEIPSSSMTVGEEEIIIIVPEIGDKETSLDNIGKSCVNYIIDCNKYLGCSMTGYIGRYVNGDNLADEFSELQDLDKNNVSFVSKIIDLNSSTLNQSNEQEILLPNISEWSLMLYNGDSENAVKEVKKYIDELVKTERINRRILNIFHQDVLQMLYSFLEQKGIQAHQLFDDEKSEKLYIKATNSIDDMIKWVIYVFNKAVSYVEEVTKSQTVIERVKNYIKKNYNKDITRDDIASYVFLNPDYLSRIFKKATGLSLTEYLTEQRIEKSMQLLSTTNIQISSISDEVGYNNMNYFSKIFKKITGTTPIEYRKKSQNRI comes from the coding sequence ATGAATATAATGGTTGTAGATGATTCAATACAAAACGTAAAAGCTATAGCTACTTCAATTGAATGGGAAAAGCTTGGGATAGCAAAAGTACATACTGCATATAATATTTCTCAAGCTAAAGAAATCATAGAAAATAATGATATACAGATTATAATTTGTGATATTGAAATGCCTCAAGGAAGTGGATTAGACTTAATAGAATGGGTAAAGATAAACTCGCCTCAAACAGAAAATATTTTATTAACCTGTCATGCAGAATTTGAGTATGCAAAGCGAGCAATTGAACTTGGAAGCTTTGATTATTTAGTAAAACCAATTCCTTTTAAAGAATTAGAAAATAAGATCTCACAATTAATAGCTAAAATTAAAGCAAGCAGCAAATTAAAAAAGCATAGTGAATATTGGGATAATAATCAAAAGCAAATTGAAGGCTTCTTTTGGTATGAATTAATAGCAGGAAAAATAGCAGGAAATTGCGAGGGAATTGAAACCTACGCAAAGAAGAAGAATGTTAGTTTTAATAAAGATTTTAAATATCTTTTGGTTTTACTTACTAAGAAGCGTGTAATTAGCAGGCTAGAGGAATGGAATGAAAATTCCTTATCATTTGCACTAGAGAATATTGCTAAAGAGACAATATTAAATGAGATTCCTTCAAGTAGTATGACGGTAGGGGAAGAGGAGATAATAATTATCGTGCCAGAGATAGGTGATAAGGAAACGAGCTTGGATAATATAGGAAAAAGTTGTGTTAATTATATAATTGATTGTAATAAATATTTAGGGTGCAGCATGACAGGTTATATAGGAAGATATGTAAATGGTGATAATTTAGCAGATGAATTTAGTGAACTTCAAGACTTAGATAAAAATAATGTGTCTTTTGTCAGTAAGATAATTGACTTAAATAGTAGTACATTAAATCAGAGCAATGAACAAGAAATTTTATTACCTAATATTAGTGAATGGTCTTTAATGCTTTATAATGGTGACAGTGAAAATGCGGTTAAAGAAGTAAAAAAATATATTGATGAACTTGTAAAAACTGAAAGAATTAATAGAAGGATTCTAAATATTTTTCATCAAGATGTTTTACAGATGCTGTATTCTTTCTTAGAGCAAAAAGGAATACAAGCACATCAGCTTTTTGATGATGAAAAATCTGAAAAATTATATATTAAGGCAACAAATTCAATAGATGATATGATAAAATGGGTAATTTATGTGTTCAATAAAGCTGTCAGCTATGTTGAAGAAGTTACTAAATCGCAAACAGTAATTGAAAGGGTAAAAAACTATATTAAGAAAAATTATAATAAAGATATTACAAGAGATGATATAGCAAGTTATGTTTTTCTTAATCCAGATTATTTATCAAGAATTTTTAAGAAAGCTACAGGTTTATCCTTAACGGAGTATCTCACAGAACAGAGAATAGAAAAATCAATGCAACTTCTTTCAACGACTAATATTCAAATTAGCAGCATTTCAGATGAAGTGGGATACAATAATATGAACTATTTTTCTAAAATATTCAAAAAGATTACGGGGACGACTCCAATAGAGTATAGAAAGAAGAGTCAAAATAGAATTTAG
- the bglX gene encoding beta-glucosidase BglX, with the protein MINRESKQKEFIKQYYEKRIDDLIGKMTLEEKVGQLVQISPSIFGAFGLTFDETIEKLINGEITPAEFEALERNYREDEIRQGTLGCMGGVHGAEKSNELQKIAVEESRLGIPILFGLDVIHGYRTIFPIPLAEACSFDIEKIKESARIAAKEASAAGLHWTFAPMVDISRDPRWGRVAEGAGEDPYLGSVIAKARVEGFQGESLDNPESILACAKHFAGYGAPDGGRDYNTVDMSLQTLHDVYLPPFKAAAEAGVGTFMSAFNDLNGIPCTVNKYLLTDVLREKFGFNGFVVSDANSIPEVVVHGYAEDNKAASKKALNAGLDMDMSQGTYRNELPELVKEGDILEEVLDEAVRRVLRVKFLLGLFDNPYRTDAKKEEKTLLCKEHLEAARDISRRSIVLLKNENNALPLKKDLKKIAVVGPLAENAAEMLGTWSHTGNPSDVVTIISGIKAAVSTETEILYAEGCKITGEECIDFEGAVRVAKESDVIIAVVGENSDMSGEAASRIDINLPGKQEELLKELRKIGKPLIVVLINGRPLTIPWEAENVDALVEAWQLGTQSGNAIADVLFGDYNPSGKLVATFPYSVGQVPIYYNNPMTGRPAGKIKFTSKYIDGPAEPLYPFGFGLSYTTFKYENLSILSAENKIGDTVAVKVYVTNTGEVSGEEVVQLYVSDVVASRVRPVKELKSFEKVLLQPKECKTIIFKLNTKDLGFHDENMNYVVEPGLFKVYVGTNSKECLEGEFTIVALD; encoded by the coding sequence ATGATTAATAGAGAAAGTAAACAAAAGGAATTTATTAAACAATATTATGAAAAAAGAATAGATGATCTTATAGGTAAAATGACCTTAGAAGAAAAGGTTGGGCAGTTAGTACAAATTTCCCCTTCAATTTTTGGAGCCTTTGGATTAACCTTTGATGAAACAATTGAAAAATTAATTAATGGGGAGATTACCCCAGCTGAGTTTGAAGCACTTGAAAGAAATTATCGTGAAGATGAAATTAGACAAGGTACACTTGGTTGTATGGGTGGAGTACACGGGGCAGAAAAGTCAAATGAACTTCAAAAAATTGCAGTTGAAGAATCAAGACTTGGAATTCCTATACTTTTTGGACTCGATGTAATACATGGATATAGGACAATATTTCCAATACCTCTTGCAGAAGCTTGTAGCTTTGATATCGAAAAAATTAAAGAATCTGCAAGAATAGCTGCCAAAGAAGCTTCAGCAGCAGGACTTCACTGGACTTTTGCACCAATGGTTGATATTTCAAGAGATCCACGTTGGGGAAGAGTTGCAGAAGGGGCAGGTGAAGATCCATACTTAGGAAGTGTTATTGCTAAAGCTAGAGTAGAAGGATTTCAAGGGGAGAGTTTAGATAATCCAGAAAGTATACTTGCATGTGCTAAGCATTTTGCAGGCTATGGAGCACCAGATGGTGGAAGAGATTATAATACAGTAGATATGTCACTTCAAACTTTGCATGATGTTTATCTCCCACCATTTAAAGCAGCAGCAGAAGCTGGTGTTGGAACTTTTATGAGTGCCTTTAATGATTTAAATGGAATTCCTTGTACTGTTAATAAATATTTATTAACAGATGTTTTAAGAGAAAAATTTGGATTTAATGGCTTTGTTGTAAGTGATGCTAACTCAATTCCAGAAGTTGTTGTGCATGGATATGCAGAAGATAATAAAGCTGCAAGTAAAAAAGCATTGAATGCCGGATTAGATATGGATATGAGTCAAGGTACTTATAGAAATGAATTGCCTGAACTTGTGAAAGAAGGAGATATATTAGAAGAAGTATTAGATGAAGCTGTAAGAAGAGTACTTAGAGTGAAATTCTTATTAGGATTATTTGATAATCCATATAGAACAGATGCTAAAAAAGAAGAAAAAACACTTCTTTGCAAGGAACATCTTGAGGCTGCAAGAGATATTTCCCGAAGATCGATAGTGCTTTTGAAAAATGAAAATAATGCTCTTCCACTTAAGAAGGATTTAAAAAAGATTGCAGTAGTAGGGCCGCTTGCTGAAAATGCTGCAGAAATGCTCGGAACTTGGTCACATACAGGAAATCCATCAGATGTAGTTACTATTATTTCAGGAATAAAAGCTGCAGTTAGCACTGAAACAGAAATCTTATATGCTGAAGGCTGTAAGATTACTGGAGAAGAATGTATAGACTTTGAAGGTGCTGTTAGAGTAGCAAAGGAATCAGATGTAATTATAGCAGTTGTTGGTGAAAATTCAGATATGAGTGGAGAAGCTGCAAGTCGTATAGATATTAATTTACCTGGAAAGCAAGAAGAATTATTAAAGGAATTACGTAAAATTGGCAAACCATTAATTGTTGTATTGATTAATGGAAGACCACTAACTATACCTTGGGAAGCTGAAAATGTAGATGCATTAGTAGAAGCATGGCAGTTAGGGACTCAAAGTGGTAATGCTATAGCTGATGTATTATTTGGTGATTACAATCCAAGTGGAAAGTTAGTAGCTACATTCCCTTATTCAGTAGGGCAAGTGCCAATTTACTATAATAATCCTATGACAGGTAGACCAGCAGGCAAAATAAAATTCACTTCAAAATATATAGATGGGCCAGCAGAGCCACTATATCCTTTTGGATTTGGACTAAGTTACACAACTTTCAAATATGAAAATTTATCTATATTATCAGCAGAAAATAAAATTGGAGATACAGTTGCTGTTAAGGTATATGTAACTAATACAGGAGAAGTATCAGGAGAAGAAGTTGTACAACTTTATGTATCAGATGTTGTTGCAAGTAGAGTACGACCAGTTAAAGAATTAAAAAGCTTTGAAAAAGTATTATTGCAACCAAAGGAATGTAAAACTATAATTTTTAAACTTAACACAAAAGATCTTGGGTTCCATGATGAAAATATGAATTATGTTGTTGAACCAGGCTTATTTAAAGTATATGTCGGTACAAATTCTAAGGAATGTCTTGAAGGTGAATTTACTATTGTAGCACTTGATTAA